A single window of Vibrio alfacsensis DNA harbors:
- the folK gene encoding 2-amino-4-hydroxy-6-hydroxymethyldihydropteridine diphosphokinase produces MITAYIAVGSNLADPVSQAKQAIEAIKSLPNSEFVAASSLYSSTPMGPQNQPDYINAVVAINTNLTPLELLDCTQAIEQEQGRVRKEERWGPRTLDLDIVLFGNEVINSERLTVPHYGMREREFVLYPLAEIAPSLQLPDGTEVSTLLTKVDRNGLNIWQS; encoded by the coding sequence ATGATTACAGCGTACATTGCGGTAGGCAGTAACTTGGCTGATCCTGTCAGCCAAGCTAAACAAGCGATAGAAGCCATCAAGTCACTACCAAATTCTGAATTTGTGGCCGCTTCTTCGTTATACAGCAGCACACCAATGGGTCCGCAAAATCAACCGGATTACATTAATGCGGTTGTCGCTATAAACACGAATTTGACGCCTCTTGAGTTGCTTGATTGCACACAAGCTATCGAGCAAGAACAAGGGCGTGTCCGAAAAGAAGAACGTTGGGGTCCAAGAACACTGGATCTTGATATTGTACTATTCGGCAATGAGGTGATTAATTCCGAAAGACTGACAGTTCCACACTATGGAATGAGAGAGCGCGAGTTCGTACTCTACCCTCTTGCGGAAATTGCACCAAGTTTACAACTCCCAGATGGGACCGAGGTGTCGACACTACTAACAAAAGTAGATCGTAACGGCCTCAATATTTGGCAGTCATAG
- the dksA gene encoding RNA polymerase-binding protein DksA translates to MPESKKKTIGILAIAGVEPYQEKPGEEYMSPEQVEHFTKILTAWRNQLREEVGRTVHHMQDEAANFPDPVDRASQEEEFSLELRNRDRERRLIKKIEKTLDKIMDDDFGFCESCGVEIGVRRLEARPTADLCIDCKTLAEIKEKQMQG, encoded by the coding sequence ATGCCAGAATCAAAGAAAAAAACCATAGGCATCCTAGCCATTGCTGGTGTGGAGCCATATCAGGAAAAGCCTGGTGAAGAATACATGTCGCCAGAGCAGGTTGAACACTTTACAAAAATCTTAACAGCTTGGCGTAATCAACTCAGGGAAGAAGTCGGTCGCACTGTACACCATATGCAGGACGAAGCAGCAAACTTCCCAGATCCAGTTGACCGTGCCTCTCAAGAGGAAGAGTTCAGCTTAGAACTGCGTAACCGTGACCGTGAACGCCGCTTGATCAAAAAGATTGAGAAGACGTTAGACAAAATCATGGATGACGACTTCGGCTTCTGTGAATCATGTGGCGTAGAAATTGGCGTTCGTCGCCTTGAAGCTCGTCCAACAGCTGATCTTTGTATCGACTGTAAAACACTTGCAGAAATCAAAGAAAAACAAATGCAAGGTTAA
- the panC gene encoding pantoate--beta-alanine ligase yields the protein MQTFAEISAIREQIKTFKREGRKVAFVPTMGNLHDGHLTLVRKAREYADIVVVSIFVNPMQFERADDLNNYPRTLEDDLSKLGGEGVELVFTPTPEIIYPEGLDKQTFVDVPGLSTMLEGASRPGHFRGVTTIVNKLFNIVQPDVACFGEKDFQQLAVIRKMVDDLAMDIEIIGVPTVREMDGLAMSSRNGLLTIDERQRAPVLARTMRWISSAMRGGRDDYASVIEDASDQLRAAGLQPDEIFIRDARTLQAITAETTQAVILMSAFLGKARLIDNQTVDMVVESKDDAESNETKSASAE from the coding sequence ATGCAAACTTTTGCGGAAATTTCGGCAATTCGTGAACAAATTAAAACGTTCAAACGTGAAGGCCGTAAAGTGGCATTTGTCCCAACAATGGGCAACCTGCATGATGGCCACTTAACGCTTGTTCGTAAAGCGCGTGAATACGCCGATATCGTTGTCGTAAGCATCTTTGTAAACCCGATGCAGTTTGAACGTGCAGACGATTTAAATAACTACCCTCGCACACTTGAAGATGATTTGAGTAAGCTTGGTGGTGAAGGGGTGGAGCTGGTATTTACACCAACACCTGAAATTATCTATCCCGAGGGTCTGGATAAACAAACCTTTGTTGACGTACCTGGTTTGTCTACCATGCTTGAAGGTGCCTCTCGTCCAGGTCACTTCCGTGGCGTAACAACCATCGTAAACAAACTGTTCAACATCGTTCAACCTGATGTCGCTTGTTTTGGCGAAAAAGATTTCCAACAACTGGCCGTGATTCGTAAGATGGTCGATGACTTGGCGATGGACATCGAGATCATCGGTGTACCAACCGTGCGTGAAATGGACGGTTTAGCGATGAGCTCACGTAATGGGCTATTAACGATTGATGAACGTCAACGTGCTCCTGTGCTTGCACGTACCATGCGTTGGATCAGCAGCGCAATGCGCGGCGGCCGTGACGACTACGCTTCCGTAATTGAAGACGCAAGCGACCAGTTGCGTGCAGCAGGTCTACAGCCTGATGAAATCTTCATCCGTGATGCTCGCACCCTGCAAGCAATCACCGCTGAAACAACTCAAGCTGTTATTTTGATGTCTGCATTCTTAGGTAAGGCTCGTCTAATTGATAACCAAACGGTAGATATGGTTGTTGAAAGCAAAGACGACGCTGAATCTAACGAAACCAAATCAGCCAGTGCGGAATAG
- the gluQRS gene encoding tRNA glutamyl-Q(34) synthetase GluQRS, which produces MTRYVGRFAPSPSGPLHFGSLVAALGSYFQAKANHGVWLVRIEDLDPPREMQGASEAILQALEAYHLHWDGEIVYQSQRHHLYQAQIDAWLKNGDAYYCQCTRKQIKEHGGYYPGTCRNKNLQEGAIRLKMTKPVSHFIDQRHGQMSIPEALINEDFIIKRRDGLFAYNLAVVLDDIDQGVTEVVRGADLIEPTGRQISLYQILEQPEVSYLHLPLAMDTNGNKLSKQNHAMAIDVNEPKPTLLRAMTFLGFHIPKELNATNIDEILRWGCENWQVKQLPVEIEITP; this is translated from the coding sequence ATGACACGCTATGTAGGTCGATTTGCCCCATCCCCATCAGGCCCATTACATTTTGGTTCACTCGTTGCTGCACTAGGTAGCTACTTTCAAGCAAAAGCCAACCATGGCGTTTGGCTAGTTCGCATCGAAGACCTTGATCCCCCAAGAGAAATGCAAGGGGCATCAGAAGCCATTCTTCAAGCCTTAGAAGCCTATCATTTACATTGGGATGGAGAGATCGTTTATCAGAGCCAACGTCATCACCTATATCAAGCACAAATCGATGCTTGGTTGAAAAATGGTGACGCCTACTATTGCCAATGCACTCGTAAGCAAATCAAAGAACACGGTGGCTACTACCCTGGCACTTGTCGAAACAAGAACTTGCAAGAGGGGGCAATTCGTCTAAAAATGACGAAGCCAGTCAGCCATTTTATCGACCAAAGGCATGGTCAAATGAGCATTCCTGAGGCTCTAATAAATGAAGATTTCATTATTAAACGTCGAGATGGCTTATTTGCCTACAATCTTGCGGTAGTATTGGACGATATCGATCAAGGTGTTACCGAAGTTGTACGTGGTGCAGATCTCATTGAGCCAACTGGGCGCCAAATCAGCCTGTACCAAATACTTGAACAACCTGAAGTCAGTTACTTACATTTACCGTTAGCAATGGACACAAACGGTAATAAGCTTTCAAAGCAAAATCATGCTATGGCCATTGATGTCAATGAACCAAAGCCTACTTTACTGCGCGCAATGACCTTTTTAGGCTTCCATATTCCTAAAGAGTTAAACGCCACTAACATAGACGAAATTCTACGTTGGGGCTGCGAAAATTGGCAGGTAAAACAACTTCCAGTCGAGATTGAAATCACGCCGTGA
- a CDS encoding patatin-like phospholipase family protein — MFRKSTLCPWQCKVALWICSFLIATPSFAKHEDPSRPKVAVVLAGGGAKGAAHIGVLKALEDMHIPVDIITGTSMGAYVGGLYATGMSADEIESFIYSVDWNSGYRDRVDRSQRRVRDKEYEDRYQITTDLGLRFGEVRSPTGVVQGQNMLRILRETTGNLGRFKSFDDLAIPYRSVATDIVELEEVVLDNGYLVDAMMASMSVPGALPPYELNGHMLVDGGVVNNMPVDIARSMGADVVIAVDISTDYKDKEDFTGLFVVADQLSNYLVRRSTQEQAKTLKDDDVYIRPDVGQMETVDFDKMPNAFKSGYDITMKLKSRLEALSVESSDYQKYIEHKQDVRKAMQYGDERVVDQIVIVNNTHYSDVLLTNRLELDAGRQLTTEEIEKAVENLYALDRFELITYHFEEIEGVNLLVFEVNEKSWGPNYLNFRFFLEDDFNTDSQYGIGVSANFTDLNSHGAELTVNVDMGTDKLIEAELYSPVLSSQELFVSGRVNYNNENRNWPVNDFENPDISSVYDFLPVSYTEFTTDLAAGVQPTLWQEFRVGGRYTKGEIEASTFASAGHFDYERLGVFAKYRLDTLDDFAFPTRGMLIDLDYLISHDKSPESFQLGNPDKDIEDTVYEITARFKGALTHSRHTLVGQAEYSVVESKNSSIPLDPRELGGFLNLSGIPRNSLIGQNLFFTSLVYRYKWMENDFGLFQAPVYLGASLEHGGVWSDNNLKLNDAPLYNAASVFFGVDSPIGPIMLAYGRTEESLDAVYLIVGTSFK; from the coding sequence ATGTTCAGAAAGTCGACATTATGTCCATGGCAGTGCAAGGTTGCGCTTTGGATCTGCTCCTTTTTGATAGCAACCCCTTCCTTTGCGAAACATGAAGATCCGTCGCGCCCGAAAGTCGCCGTTGTATTGGCGGGTGGAGGCGCGAAAGGTGCTGCTCATATCGGTGTCTTAAAAGCGCTGGAAGACATGCATATTCCGGTTGATATCATTACTGGTACCAGCATGGGGGCTTACGTTGGTGGCTTGTATGCCACGGGCATGAGCGCGGATGAAATCGAAAGTTTTATTTATAGCGTCGATTGGAATAGCGGTTATCGAGACCGTGTCGACCGCAGTCAACGTCGCGTTCGCGACAAAGAATACGAAGACCGTTACCAAATTACCACTGATCTCGGCTTAAGATTTGGGGAAGTTCGTTCACCAACGGGAGTCGTTCAAGGCCAAAATATGTTACGTATTTTGCGCGAAACCACTGGTAATTTAGGTCGTTTTAAATCCTTTGATGATCTCGCGATTCCATACCGTTCGGTTGCGACGGATATTGTCGAATTAGAAGAAGTGGTATTGGATAACGGTTATCTTGTTGATGCCATGATGGCCAGTATGTCGGTACCGGGTGCCCTCCCTCCTTATGAACTCAATGGACACATGCTCGTTGATGGTGGCGTGGTCAATAATATGCCTGTTGATATCGCTCGATCGATGGGAGCAGATGTCGTGATTGCGGTCGATATTAGTACCGATTACAAAGACAAAGAAGACTTTACAGGCTTGTTTGTCGTTGCCGATCAGCTATCCAATTATTTGGTTCGTCGCAGCACTCAAGAGCAAGCGAAAACACTCAAAGATGATGATGTTTATATTCGACCTGATGTCGGTCAAATGGAAACTGTTGATTTTGACAAGATGCCAAATGCATTTAAGTCAGGGTATGACATCACGATGAAGTTGAAATCAAGACTTGAAGCATTGAGTGTTGAAAGCTCTGATTACCAAAAATACATCGAGCACAAACAAGATGTCCGAAAAGCGATGCAGTACGGTGATGAACGCGTTGTTGATCAGATCGTGATTGTCAACAACACGCACTATAGCGATGTATTGCTGACAAACCGTTTAGAGCTTGATGCAGGAAGACAACTTACCACGGAAGAGATCGAAAAAGCCGTCGAAAATTTGTATGCGCTCGATCGCTTCGAGTTGATCACTTATCACTTTGAAGAAATAGAGGGCGTAAACCTACTTGTCTTTGAAGTGAATGAGAAGTCATGGGGACCGAATTACCTTAACTTTCGCTTTTTCCTTGAAGATGATTTCAATACGGACAGTCAATATGGGATTGGTGTTTCTGCCAACTTTACCGACTTGAATTCGCACGGTGCAGAATTGACCGTTAATGTAGACATGGGAACGGATAAACTGATAGAGGCAGAGCTCTACTCTCCGGTTCTATCTAGCCAAGAGTTGTTTGTCTCTGGTCGCGTGAACTACAACAATGAAAACCGTAACTGGCCAGTTAATGATTTTGAAAATCCAGATATCAGTTCGGTCTATGATTTTCTTCCGGTCTCTTATACCGAGTTCACTACTGATCTTGCCGCTGGTGTGCAACCTACGTTATGGCAAGAGTTCCGAGTGGGCGGGCGATACACGAAAGGCGAGATTGAGGCCTCTACCTTTGCCTCAGCGGGGCATTTTGATTATGAACGCTTAGGCGTGTTCGCAAAATACCGACTCGATACGCTGGATGATTTTGCCTTTCCTACGCGGGGTATGTTGATTGATTTAGATTACTTAATCTCTCATGACAAGAGCCCAGAGAGTTTTCAACTTGGCAATCCTGATAAGGATATTGAAGATACGGTCTATGAAATTACCGCGCGTTTTAAAGGTGCGTTGACACACAGCCGTCATACTTTAGTCGGTCAGGCAGAATACAGTGTTGTTGAGAGTAAAAATTCTTCTATTCCTCTCGACCCACGAGAGCTCGGTGGGTTTTTAAACCTATCTGGAATTCCAAGAAACAGTCTTATTGGTCAAAACCTATTTTTCACCAGCTTAGTGTATCGCTATAAATGGATGGAGAATGATTTTGGATTGTTCCAAGCCCCAGTTTATCTGGGAGCATCGTTGGAGCATGGTGGTGTTTGGTCAGATAACAATCTGAAGCTAAATGATGCACCATTGTATAATGCGGCGTCCGTATTTTTTGGTGTTGATTCACCCATTGGCCCTATTATGCTGGCTTACGGTCGTACAGAGGAAAGTTTGGATGCTGTGTACTTGATCGTTGGAACATCATTTAAATAA
- the pcnB gene encoding polynucleotide adenylyltransferase PcnB, translating to MHMNTNDYTTSEPATIPELALNVLTREEHNISRKQISDNALKVLYRLNGAGFDAFLVGGGVRDLLLGQKPKDFDIATNATPEQIKQLFRNCRLIGRRFRLAHIMFGRDIIEVATFRGHHQEQQNKNISQQSKEGMLLRDNVYGTVDEDAERRDFTINSMYYNIADYSIHDYARGIEDLEDRLIRLIGDPETRYREDPVRMLRAVRFAVKLDFDIEEDTAAPIEEMAPLLRDIPSARLFEESLKMLQSGHGLETYHLLREYNLFQQLFPSISEHFTEDYESHTEQMLDLVLDSTDMRIDEGKRINPAFMFAAMLWYPLCALADKLMEQRNLCHYDAVMEASNIILDEQVRTIAIPRRHTATIREIWQLQLRLPRRNGKRAFRLMELNKFRAGFDFLEMRGEIEGGDTQKLAKWWETFQNAGREMRQAMANDLDSQSPGSGQRRRKTYRKKKSKSKS from the coding sequence ATGCACATGAATACAAACGACTATACAACAAGCGAACCGGCCACAATTCCAGAACTCGCTCTCAATGTACTTACTCGTGAAGAGCACAACATCTCGCGTAAGCAAATCAGTGACAATGCACTGAAAGTGCTATACCGACTAAACGGTGCTGGTTTCGATGCTTTTCTTGTGGGTGGCGGGGTTCGAGACTTACTGCTTGGACAAAAACCAAAAGACTTTGATATTGCGACCAACGCAACACCAGAACAAATCAAACAGCTGTTTAGAAACTGCCGTTTGATTGGTCGTCGTTTTCGCCTTGCACACATAATGTTTGGCCGAGACATCATTGAAGTCGCCACTTTCCGTGGTCACCACCAAGAGCAACAAAACAAGAACATCTCTCAACAGTCAAAAGAAGGCATGTTGCTGCGCGATAATGTGTATGGCACGGTTGATGAAGATGCTGAGCGCCGAGACTTCACGATTAACTCGATGTACTACAACATCGCAGACTACTCGATTCACGACTACGCGCGTGGTATCGAAGACCTCGAAGATCGCCTGATTCGTCTCATTGGTGATCCTGAAACTCGTTACCGCGAAGATCCTGTACGTATGTTGCGCGCAGTTCGTTTCGCAGTAAAACTTGATTTTGATATTGAAGAAGACACAGCAGCTCCGATTGAAGAGATGGCGCCATTACTACGTGACATCCCATCTGCTCGTCTATTCGAAGAGTCACTAAAAATGCTTCAGTCAGGTCATGGTTTAGAAACCTACCACCTGCTGCGCGAATACAACTTATTCCAACAGTTGTTCCCTTCCATTTCAGAGCACTTCACTGAAGATTACGAATCCCATACGGAGCAAATGCTTGATTTAGTGTTGGACTCTACGGATATGCGTATCGATGAAGGTAAACGTATTAACCCTGCATTTATGTTTGCTGCAATGTTGTGGTATCCACTGTGCGCATTAGCAGACAAGCTAATGGAACAGCGCAACCTGTGTCACTACGATGCCGTAATGGAAGCAAGTAATATCATCCTTGATGAGCAAGTGCGAACCATCGCAATTCCTCGCCGTCATACCGCCACCATTCGTGAAATTTGGCAATTACAATTACGTCTGCCACGACGTAACGGTAAACGAGCATTCCGTCTAATGGAACTCAATAAATTTAGAGCTGGCTTTGATTTTCTTGAAATGCGCGGTGAAATTGAGGGTGGCGACACTCAGAAGCTTGCCAAGTGGTGGGAAACTTTTCAAAATGCAGGCCGAGAAATGCGCCAAGCCATGGCAAACGATCTCGATAGCCAGTCACCAGGCTCAGGCCAGCGACGCCGAAAAACCTATCGCAAGAAAAAGAGCAAGTCGAAATCATGA
- the mrcB gene encoding penicillin-binding protein 1B, with protein MTDTKKPSVKKSPAKKATPNKSTTAKSSSAKRPKRSPSKKPSGEKRSWLKTIWSFSWKAGVALAAVLVFVGIYLDSVVKDRFDGQLFDLPTVVYARILTLSPGENISVKEMRNELDVLNYRKVSQPRYPGEYSSSSTRIELIRRPFEFADGPEPDRHVMLHFSDSGLQRIQSLESKGDLGYLRIEPKMLGMLEKDQNEQRLFLRRDQFPEILVDALLATEDRDFYQHDGVSPLAIGRALVANIKAGRTVQGGSTLTQQLAKNLFLTRDKTLWRKVREAYIALILDYRYSKDRILEAYLNEVYLGQSGGDAIHGFGLASRYYFGQPIQELRIDQLAMLVGMVKGPSYYNPIRYPERTKERRDLVLRLLMQQDMLTAEQYEQAVNRPLDTQSKPRIASRQPAYFQQLNIELKEKVGDNFKSDTGLRLFTSLDPVSQSKLEKAIAKKVPELAQRAGKELEAAAVAVDRHSGEVRAMVGGKRVGYEGFNRALNASRPIGSLVKPAIYLTALEQPEKYNLATTLHDTPLSLKGSKGTVWSPRNFDRKFRGDVPLYLALAKSLNVPTVRLGMQLGIPEVSDTLGRLGVDKQEIRPVPSMFLGAFSLTPFEVAQMYQTLTNSGKRAKLSALRSVIDMDGNVLYQSLPKSSPAVDEQAAWLTTYAMKQGVAQGTGRFLQSQFAWAALAGKTGTSNDSRDSWFVGIDGREVTTIWLGRDDNKSTKLTGSSGALRVYAEYLQQRIPERLDLPWPREVTTLGFQKTPQGALEMNCRSEYKLPVWDKTGQIKQQCEKKSNWLNKLFDW; from the coding sequence ATGACTGATACAAAAAAGCCTAGCGTGAAAAAATCGCCAGCCAAAAAAGCAACGCCAAATAAATCGACAACGGCAAAAAGCAGCAGTGCGAAACGACCAAAGCGATCACCATCGAAAAAGCCAAGCGGTGAGAAACGCTCTTGGCTGAAAACTATCTGGTCATTCAGTTGGAAAGCTGGCGTAGCGCTGGCTGCAGTATTGGTATTTGTCGGTATTTATTTAGATAGTGTGGTGAAAGATCGCTTTGATGGTCAGCTTTTTGATCTTCCAACTGTCGTCTATGCCCGTATTTTAACGTTGAGTCCAGGAGAAAACATTTCCGTTAAAGAAATGCGCAATGAATTGGACGTGTTGAATTATCGTAAGGTGAGTCAACCTCGTTATCCCGGGGAGTATTCTTCTTCTTCAACTCGCATAGAGTTGATCCGTCGTCCGTTTGAGTTTGCAGATGGACCAGAGCCAGATCGTCACGTTATGCTGCATTTCTCTGATAGTGGTTTGCAACGGATTCAATCTTTGGAGTCGAAAGGGGATCTCGGTTACTTGCGTATCGAACCTAAGATGTTGGGTATGCTGGAAAAAGATCAAAATGAACAGCGTTTATTCTTACGTCGCGATCAATTTCCGGAGATTTTGGTCGATGCGTTATTAGCAACGGAAGACCGTGATTTTTACCAACATGATGGCGTGTCACCACTGGCTATTGGTCGTGCGCTTGTGGCCAATATTAAAGCGGGGCGCACCGTTCAAGGTGGTAGTACTCTGACTCAGCAGTTAGCCAAAAACCTGTTTCTTACTCGTGACAAAACCTTATGGCGCAAAGTGCGTGAAGCGTATATTGCGTTAATCTTAGATTATCGCTACAGCAAAGACCGAATTCTTGAAGCGTACCTAAATGAAGTCTATTTAGGCCAAAGTGGTGGTGATGCGATTCATGGCTTTGGCTTGGCATCGCGTTACTACTTTGGTCAACCGATTCAAGAGCTGCGTATTGATCAATTAGCGATGCTGGTGGGCATGGTCAAAGGCCCATCTTACTACAATCCAATTCGTTATCCTGAACGCACCAAAGAACGACGTGACTTGGTTCTGCGTTTGCTTATGCAACAAGATATGTTAACCGCAGAGCAATATGAACAAGCGGTGAATCGTCCATTGGATACGCAAAGTAAGCCGCGTATTGCCAGTCGTCAGCCAGCTTACTTCCAACAGCTAAACATTGAACTGAAAGAGAAAGTGGGTGATAACTTTAAGTCGGATACTGGTTTACGATTGTTTACCTCGTTGGATCCGGTTTCACAAAGTAAGTTGGAAAAAGCCATTGCGAAGAAAGTCCCTGAGCTTGCGCAACGAGCGGGTAAAGAATTAGAAGCGGCTGCGGTTGCGGTTGATCGTCATAGCGGCGAAGTTCGAGCAATGGTCGGAGGTAAGCGAGTCGGGTATGAGGGCTTCAACCGAGCATTGAATGCAAGTCGTCCGATAGGCTCTCTGGTCAAGCCGGCTATCTATTTAACGGCGTTAGAACAACCAGAAAAGTACAACTTAGCGACAACATTGCACGATACACCATTGAGTTTAAAAGGCAGCAAGGGGACGGTTTGGTCGCCTCGAAACTTTGATCGTAAATTCCGTGGCGATGTGCCTTTGTACTTAGCACTGGCAAAGTCATTGAACGTACCAACGGTTCGATTGGGTATGCAACTTGGTATTCCTGAAGTCTCCGATACGTTGGGACGGTTGGGCGTCGATAAGCAAGAGATTCGCCCTGTTCCATCGATGTTCCTTGGCGCATTCTCGTTAACGCCGTTTGAAGTTGCACAGATGTACCAGACGCTGACCAATTCAGGGAAACGAGCGAAATTATCAGCATTGCGTTCTGTAATCGATATGGACGGCAATGTACTATACCAATCATTACCTAAATCCTCGCCAGCGGTCGATGAGCAAGCGGCTTGGCTAACGACTTATGCGATGAAGCAAGGTGTTGCACAAGGAACAGGACGCTTCTTACAAAGTCAGTTCGCATGGGCCGCATTAGCAGGGAAAACGGGTACCAGTAATGATAGCCGGGATAGTTGGTTTGTCGGAATTGATGGCCGAGAAGTAACGACAATTTGGCTTGGCCGAGATGATAATAAATCGACGAAATTGACGGGTTCTAGCGGTGCTTTACGTGTTTATGCGGAATACTTGCAGCAACGTATACCTGAGCGGTTGGATTTACCTTGGCCTAGAGAGGTCACTACATTGGGCTTTCAAAAGACCCCTCAAGGTGCATTAGAAATGAATTGTCGTAGTGAGTATAAGCTGCCAGTTTGGGATAAAACGGGCCAAATCAAACAACAATGTGAGAAAAAGTCTAATTGGTTGAACAAGTTATTTGATTGGTAA
- the panB gene encoding 3-methyl-2-oxobutanoate hydroxymethyltransferase has product MKKMTINDLIKWKQEGRKFATSTAYDASFAQLFESQEMPVLLVGDSLGMVLQGKNDTLPVTVEDIAYHTRCVRAGSPNCLLMADMPFMSYATPEQACENAATLMRAGANMVKIEGGDWLVDTVKMLTERAVPVCAHLGLTPQSVNIFGGYKVQGRDQEKADRMVKDALALQEAGAQIVLLECVPAELAARITQVLDVPVIGIGAGNVTDGQILVMHDMFGISANYMPRFSKNFLAETGDMRTAVSKYMADVESGAFPDEAHTIA; this is encoded by the coding sequence ATGAAAAAAATGACCATCAACGACCTAATCAAGTGGAAACAAGAAGGTCGTAAATTTGCTACTTCAACAGCTTACGATGCAAGCTTTGCCCAACTTTTTGAAAGCCAGGAAATGCCAGTATTGCTGGTTGGTGACTCTCTAGGCATGGTTTTACAAGGTAAAAACGATACATTACCTGTAACTGTTGAAGATATCGCTTATCACACGCGCTGTGTACGCGCAGGCAGCCCAAACTGTCTATTAATGGCTGATATGCCATTCATGAGCTACGCAACGCCAGAGCAAGCGTGTGAGAACGCAGCAACGCTAATGCGTGCTGGTGCAAATATGGTAAAAATCGAAGGCGGCGATTGGTTAGTTGATACCGTTAAAATGCTAACTGAGCGCGCTGTACCTGTATGTGCTCACCTTGGTCTAACACCTCAATCAGTTAACATCTTCGGCGGCTACAAAGTACAAGGCCGCGATCAAGAGAAAGCCGATCGTATGGTTAAAGATGCGCTGGCTCTACAAGAAGCGGGGGCACAAATTGTTTTACTCGAGTGCGTTCCTGCTGAATTAGCCGCGCGTATTACTCAAGTTCTTGACGTGCCAGTGATTGGTATCGGTGCAGGAAATGTGACTGACGGTCAAATCCTGGTTATGCATGATATGTTCGGTATTTCAGCCAACTACATGCCAAGATTCTCGAAAAACTTCCTTGCTGAAACAGGCGATATGCGCACAGCAGTATCAAAATACATGGCTGATGTCGAAAGCGGTGCATTCCCAGACGAAGCTCATACTATTGCCTAG
- the sfsA gene encoding DNA/RNA nuclease SfsA: MQFKPALESATLLKRYKRFLADIELDNGETRTIHCANTGAMTGCAELGNTVWYSTSDNPKRKYPNSWELSETAQGHKICVNTARANQLAVEAIENNVISELSGYDTLQTEVKYGSENSRIDILLSASDKPKCYIEVKSVTLLDEQDASGQGYFPDAVTTRGQKHLRELTEMAQNGSRAILLFTVLHSGIEKVSAAHHIDAKYSMLLKQAQDAGVEVLCYKAELSNTEIKLVSDVDFIN, translated from the coding sequence ATGCAATTCAAACCCGCTCTAGAGTCAGCAACTCTGCTAAAACGCTACAAACGCTTCCTTGCCGATATCGAACTAGATAATGGTGAAACCCGTACAATCCATTGTGCCAACACTGGGGCCATGACTGGTTGTGCTGAATTGGGTAATACGGTCTGGTATTCCACCTCAGATAACCCCAAACGTAAATATCCTAACAGTTGGGAACTGAGTGAAACTGCCCAAGGACATAAAATCTGTGTTAACACCGCACGAGCCAACCAATTAGCAGTAGAAGCAATTGAAAATAATGTCATTTCAGAGCTCTCTGGATATGACACACTTCAAACTGAAGTTAAATATGGCAGTGAAAATAGCCGAATTGATATCTTGCTCAGCGCAAGCGATAAACCGAAGTGTTATATAGAGGTAAAGAGCGTCACCTTACTTGATGAGCAGGACGCCTCGGGACAAGGTTATTTCCCTGATGCCGTGACCACTCGGGGACAAAAGCACCTGCGAGAGCTCACAGAAATGGCACAAAATGGAAGTAGAGCCATACTTTTATTCACTGTTTTACATTCAGGCATTGAAAAAGTATCCGCGGCGCACCATATAGACGCGAAATATTCAATGTTACTAAAACAAGCACAAGACGCGGGCGTGGAAGTTCTCTGCTACAAAGCCGAACTGAGTAATACTGAAATCAAACTTGTTTCAGATGTTGATTTTATCAATTAA